From the Streptomyces sp. SN-593 genome, the window GGCCCGGCCCCTGCGCCCAGCCCCGGCTCGGCACGATCAGCCGGTCGCCGGCGGGCGTGACCCGTGCCTGGTGCGCGTAGACGCCGAGGTCGAGGTCGGGGGAGGAGGGCTCGCCCGGGGCCAGCGTGCCGTCGGGCAGCAGGGCGTGGACCGTGAGGCCGGACGGCTCGTTGTAGACCACGATCAGGTGCCTGTTCTCCGCGTCCACGGTCAGGTGGATCGGCCGGTCCCGGACCGGGACGGGCTCCTGGAGCAGGACCGGCCCGTCGGGGTCCCGGCGCACCGCGCACAGGAAGTACCGTCCCGCGGACCCGGGCCCGCGGTCCGCGCAGGCGATGTAGGCGATCGGCAACCGCCCGTGGGGCCAGCCGTACTGCACCCGGGCGGGCATGGTGAGGGCGCCCCGGTGGGCCAGTTCCGGCCCGTCGGTGCGCAGCGTCCACAGGTGCAGGTCCGGCCCGATGGCCGCGAGAACGTCAGGCACGAGACCTCGCTCAGCTCCGCCGGCGCGCCACTCGGCGACGCCGTGTTGCTGAACAGAGTAGATGAACAATATACGCCCTGTCGCCGACGACGCCGGAACTGTTTCCCGGATTCTGTCATCAAAAGTGTTGACCAATCTGGGGGATTGTAGCTAGCGTCCGATGACAACGGCGTTACGAACGGTCGACTGTTCCGGTCGGCGGGGTGACGCGTGGACCTGCCGAGGAGCTTGCGATGGGGACCCTGGAGACGACCGTGCTGACCGCCGAGGACCGGTTGGCGATCCACCAGCTGCTCGCGGAGTACAGCGTGTACGAGGACTCCGGCGCGGCGCAGGAGTGGGCGGCGCTGTTCACCTCCGACGGGCGGTTCGTCAGCAAGGCGGGCAAGGAGACGGTGGGCCGCGAGGCGCTGGCCGCCTTCGCCACCGAGCGGTGGAAGCGCCCGGAGGTGCGCCGGTGGGTGCACTGGGTGAACAACGTGACGATCAAGCCGGTGCCCGAGGGCGCCGAGGCGTTCTCGTACGCGATGGTCGTGGAGAAGTCGGAGGACGGCACGTTCTCGATCGTGAACGTGCAGGCGAAGCGGGACACGCTGCGCGTCGAGGACGGGGCCTGGCGCTTCCACGTCCGCCGGGTCGAGGTCCTCCAGGCCTCCTGACGGGCACGCACCGAAGGAGAAGGGGAGCGCACAGGATGTCAGACGCGTTGACGCCGGACGACCGGCTCGAGATCCGGGAACTGTTCGCACGCTGGAGCCGTGCGGAGGACACCGGTGCCTCCGAGGACTGGGCGGCGCTGTTCACCGAGGACGGGCGCTGCTCGAACGGCCGCGGCGAGACGATGCGCGGCCACGCGGAACTCCTGCGCAACTCGCAGGAGCGGTGGCGCAAGGCGACCGCGCGCCGCAGCGTCCACTGGATGGGCGAGGCCGTGATCGACCCCGCCGAGGACGGTGCGCGGGCACGCCACACCTCCATGCTCATCGAGACGGTCGACGGCGGGGGCTACCGCATCCGGAGCCTGTCCGAGCGGACCTACGACGTGTGCAGGCCCGCCGACGCGTGGCTCATCAGGTCACGGGAGTTCCGGCGGCTGCCGGCGTCGGAAGACTGACCGGCCCGGGACGGACCGGCGCCCCGCGCGGACCGGCCGCCCGGGCACATCCCCACCTCAGGACCAACACCGTTTCCCTAGTGCGGAAACCATCGGGAAGGCACGAGAGCGATGCGGAAAACCATGGTGTCGCAGGCCGAGCGGAGTGATGACATGACTGGTGACGGCGGCCTGACCGTCGGCGATTCCTCCTCGACATCCGACCCCGTCGCCTCCGGAGCGCCCGACGCCAGGCCGTCACGGCTGTGTGCGAAGGGCCTCTCGGTCGACTACGTCCGCAAGGGCAAGTCGGTGCGCGCCGTGGACAACGTCGACCTCGAACTGCGCGACGGGGAGTTCGTCGCCATCGTGGGCCCCAGCGGCTCCGGCAAGAGCACGTTCCTGATGGCCATCGACGGTCTGGTGCCGCTGTCCGGCGGCACCGTCTCGGTCAACGGGACGGTGACCCACGGGCCGGCCCCCGACCGGGCCGTGGTCTTCCAGGACGCCAGCCTGCTGCCGTGGCGCACGATCATCGACAACGTCGCCTACGGCCTGGAGATCGCCAAGCGCCCCAAGGCCGAGCGCTACCGGATCGCCGAGGAGCTGATCGCCCTCACCGGCCTGCGCGGGTTCGAGCAGTTCTACCCGTCGCAGCTTTCCGGCGGGATGCGCCAGCGAGTGAACATCGCCCGCGCGCTCGCCTCCAACCCCGAAGTGCTGCTGCTCGACGAGCCGTTCTCCGGTCTGGACGCCCAGACGCGCGAGACGATGCAGGGCGAACTGCTCAAGGTCTGGGACGAGCAGAAGAAGACCGCCGTGTTCGTCACGCACCAGATCGACGAGGCCGTCTACCTGGCCGACCGGGTCATCGCCTTCAGCGCCCGGCCCGCGCGCATCGTGCAGGAGTGGCGCATCCCCTTCGAGCGGCCGCGTCCGCTGGAGCTCAAGCAGACGCAGAAGCACCGCGACATCGAGGCCGAGATCTGGGCGGTCGTGCGGCACGAGGGCGAGAAGAGCGCCAAGGGCCGCTGACGGGAACCGACCCGTCGCCGCTACCGCTAGGAGAGGAACCCTTGTCCGACCACGTCCCCACGTCGGTACGGCTGTGCACGGCGGTGGGTCGAAGGCTCACCCTGCACGCCCTGACCGTCGCCGACGCACGGCTGACCGACCTCGGCTCGGTGGAACTGCCCTCGCGGGTCCAGTGCGTCCGACCGCATGCCGAACTGCCCCTGCTGTACGTCGCCTGCGCCGACCGCTCGCCCGACGCCGACGGCGACCCCTACTACGCGGTCGTCGTACGGGTCGGCGCGGACGGCGCACTGACCGTCGTCGGTGAGCCGACACCGCTGCCGGCGCGGCCGATCGACATCACGACCGACGCCGGCAGCTCCCACCTGCTCACCGCGTACAGCTCCGCCCCGGGCCTGACCGTCCACACCCTGGCCGGCGACGGCGCGATCGGCGCGCAGGTGCCGATGCCGCCGGACCTCGACCACGGCGGCTCGCCGCACCAGGTGCAGGTGTGCGCCTCCGGCGAGCGGGCGGTCATCACCGCCCGCGGGTCGAAGCCCTACGGCACGCCCAAGTACAAGCCCGGCGCCCTGAAGGTGCTCGCCTACGACGCCGGCCACGTGGCCAACCTGTACTCCGTCGCCCCCGCCGAGGACAGCGGCCTGCCCGGCTTCAACCCGCGCCAGGTCGCCTTCCACCCGACGCTGCCCACCGCGTACCTCTCACTCGAGGGCCAGAACATGCTGACCGTGCTCGCCGTCGACGGCGAGGACATCGGCGCCGAGCCGCTGTGGACCCTCGACCTGCTCCAGGACCGCGAGCACGTCATGCCGCGCCAGGACGGCGGGGCGCTGCGGCTGCACCCGAACGGGAAGTTCCTCTACATCGCCAACCGCAACGACGGGGTGCGCGACCCGAAGCAGCCGAGCTGGCTGTCGCCGGACCCGGTGCCGGTCTTCCCGGGCGGCGAGAACTCCGTGCTGGTCTTCGCCCTCGACGAGGCCACCGGCGAGCCGGTGCTGCGGCAGCGGATCGACTCCGGCGGACTGCACCCCCGCACGATCACCATGGACCCGGCGGGGCGGGTGCTGGTCACCGGCAACATGGCGCCGATGCGGGTCGGGGAACCTGGCGGCGTCCGGGACGTCCCGGCCGGTCTCGGGGTGTTCCGGATCGCGGCGGACGGCACGCTCGCCCTCGTCCGCGTGGTGCCGATCGACGTCGGCCCGGAGATCCTGGCATGGGTCGGGGTGGTCGACCGGTGACCGGCGTGACCGAGGACGCCAGGAAGCAGTTGTTCCGCGCCGCCCGCACCGCGAAGGCGTTCACCGACACCCCCGTCGGCGACGACGAGCTGCGGGAGATCTGGGAGCTGACCCGCTGGGGGCCCACCGGCGGCAACATCCAGCCGCTGCGCGTCCTGTTCGTCCGGGGCGAGGAGGCCGTGGACCGGCTCGTCCCGCACCTGAGCAAGGGCAACGCCAGGAAGGTCCGGGCGGCCCCGGCCACGGCGGTGCTCGCCGCCGACCTCGACTTCCACTCCCGGCTCGGCCTCATCGCGCCCGGCTCCTCCGCCAAACAGGAGCGCTACGCCGCCGACCGGGTGCTCGGCGAGGCGGACGCGCGGTTCAACGCCACCTTGCAGGCCGGCTACTTCGTCATGGCGGTCCGGGCCGTCGGCCTGGCCGCCGGCCCGATGGGCGGCTTCGACGGCCCGGGCATCGACGCGGAGTTCTTCGGCGACCGCAACTGGCGCACGATCCTCGCCGTCAACATCGGCCACCCCGCGGCGGACGCGTGGCAGGACCGGCAGCCGCGGGTTCCGGAGGCGGACGCCGTCCACTGGGCCTGACCTGCGGGTATCGAATGCGGAAAGGCGCCCGGCGGTGATCCGCCGGGCGCCGGTTTCGCGATGCGCGGAAGGTGTCCGACGGGCCGGTTGACGGATGCGGCCGACTGGTACAGAATCCAAATCGTTCACCATTATTGCTTAACCATCATCCGGCCGATCAAAGCGCTCGCCGGGGCCCGCCGCAGGTCGTGCGGCCCGGTCGACGACGGAGGTTGCTCGTGCGAACAGTGGTTGTGACCGACCCGCCCAGGGCGGCCCAGGAGGACGCGGACGCGCTGGCCCGCTTCGGCGTGGCCACCGTGCACGAGGCCCAGGGGCGCACCGGCTACCTCGGGCCGGAGTACCGGCCGGCGTGGCCCGGGGCGCGGGTGGCCGGCACCGCGGTGACCGTGCTGTGCTGGCCCGGCGACAACCTGATGGTGCACGTCGCCGTCGAGCAGTGCCGCCCCGGGGACATCCTGGTGGTCGCCACCAACTCCCCGAGCAGCGACGGCCTGTTCGGCGAGCTGTTCGCCACGTCGCTGGCAAGCCGGGGCGTGCGCGGCGCGGTGCTGTCCTGCGGGGTGCGCGACGTCGCCGACCTGCGGGAGATGGGCTTCCCGGTCTGGTCCACGGCGGTCAGTGCGCAGGGATCGGTGAAGGCGACCGCGGGCGCGGTGAACGTCCCCGTCGTGCTCGGCGGCCAACTCGTCCACCCCGGAGACGTGGTGGTCGCGGACGACGACGGCGCCGTGGTCGTCGAGCGGCGGCGCGCGGCCGAGGTGGTCGGGCTGTCGCAGGCCCGGGAGGACAAGGAGGCCGCGACCCGCTCGGCGTTCGTCGGCGGCGCGGTCGGCCTCGACGTCTACGGCATGCGGCAGCGGCTGCCCGACTTCGGCATCCAGTACGTGCCCTACGCGACCTACGCCGCGGAGCAGGGCGGGAGCGGCGCATGAGCTACGACGACGCCGGCGTGCCCTGCGTGATCATGCGGGGCGGCACGTCGCGCGGCCTGTACTTCGAGGCGGCCGACCTGCCCGCCGACCCGGCCGCGCGCGACGACCTGCTGCTGCGGCTGATGGGCACCCCGGACCCGCGGCAGATCGACGGCCTGGGCGGCGCGACGTCGCTGACCAGCAAGGTGGCGGTCGTCGGCCGGTCCGACGCGCCGGACGCCGACGTCGACTACCTCTTCCTCCAGCTCGGCGTCGAGCACGCCTCCGTCAGCGACCGGCAGAACTGCGGCAACATCCTGGCCGGCGTCGGGCAGTTCGCGGTCGAGCGGGGCCTGGTGGCCGCCGCCGACGGCGAGACCTCGGTGCGGATCAGGATGGCCAACTCCGGCAGCGTCGCGGTCGCGACCTTCCCGACGCCGGACGGGCGCGTGGAGTACCGCGGGGACGTCGCCATCTCCGGCGTCCCGGGCACCGCGGCGCCGGTCGTGCTCTCCTTCGCCGGCACCGAGGGCTCGCTGACCGGCGGCCTGCTGCCCACCGGCAACGTCCGTGACGTGGTCGCGGGCATCGAGGTCACCTGCGTCGACAACGGGATGCCGGTGGTCGTGGCCGCGGCGGAGTCGTTCGGCCTGACCGGCGCCGAGAGCGCCGAGGAACTCGCCGCCGACACCGGGCTGCTGGACGCGGTCGACGCGCTGCGCACCGAGGCCGGGACGCTGATGGGCCTGCGGGACGTCGCCGCCTCCCCGGTGCCGAAGACGGTGCTGGTCGGCCCGCCGGCCGACGGCGGCCACGTCCGCGCGCGCTCGTTCATCCCGCGCCGGCCGCACACCTCCATCGGCGTGCTGGCGGCGATCAGCGCGGTGACGGCGCTGCGCGTCCCCGGTGCGGTCGGCCACGAGATCGCCCGCGGGTGGCCGGCCGGCTCGGGCCAGGTCGACATCGAGCACCCGACCGGGCACATCCTCGTGGACGTCGCCCTGGACCTGACCGGCGCCCGGCCGCGCGTGACACGCGCCGGCGTCGTGCGCACCGCGCGCAAGCTCTCGGAAGGGACGGTCTTCCCGCGATGATCATCGACTGCCACGGCCACTACACGACCGCGCCGGAGGCGCACACCCGGTGGCGCGCGGAGCAGTGCCGGGCCCACGAGGCCGGTGTCGTCCCGCCGCCGTACCCCGAGATCACCGACGCCGAGATCAGGGAGTCGCTGCTCGGCAGCCAGCTCGCGCTCATGGCCGAGCGGGGCATCGACCTGACGATCTTCTCGCCGCGCGCCTCGGCGATGGGCCACCACGTCGGGGACGAGTCGGTCAGCCTGCGCTGGACCCGGGCGTGCAACGACCTGATCGCCCGGGTGGTGGGCCTGTACCCCGACGCGTTCGCGGGCGTGTGCCAACTGCCGCAGTCGCCGGGGGTCCCCATCGCGCGCTCGGTGCCGGAGCTGCGGCGCGCGGTCACCGAACTCGGCTTCGTCGGCTGCAACCTGAACCCGGACCCCAGCGGCGGCCGGTGGGACTCCGCCCCGCTCACCGACCGGTCGTGGTACCCGCTGTACGAGGCGATGGCCGAGTTGGACGTGCCGGCCATGGTGCACGTCTCGGCGGTGACGAACCCGAACTTCCACGCCACGGGATCGCACTACCTCAACGCCGACACCACGGCCTTCATGCAGTTCGTCCAGTCCGACCTGTTCCGCGACTTCCCGACGCTGCGGTTCGTGATCCCGCACGGCGGCGGGGCGGTGCCGTACCACTGGGGGAGGTTCCGGGGGCTGGCCGACATGCTGGGGCGGCCGGCCG encodes:
- a CDS encoding 4-carboxy-4-hydroxy-2-oxoadipate aldolase/oxaloacetate decarboxylase, which codes for MRTVVVTDPPRAAQEDADALARFGVATVHEAQGRTGYLGPEYRPAWPGARVAGTAVTVLCWPGDNLMVHVAVEQCRPGDILVVATNSPSSDGLFGELFATSLASRGVRGAVLSCGVRDVADLREMGFPVWSTAVSAQGSVKATAGAVNVPVVLGGQLVHPGDVVVADDDGAVVVERRRAAEVVGLSQAREDKEAATRSAFVGGAVGLDVYGMRQRLPDFGIQYVPYATYAAEQGGSGA
- a CDS encoding nuclear transport factor 2 family protein; the encoded protein is MSDALTPDDRLEIRELFARWSRAEDTGASEDWAALFTEDGRCSNGRGETMRGHAELLRNSQERWRKATARRSVHWMGEAVIDPAEDGARARHTSMLIETVDGGGYRIRSLSERTYDVCRPADAWLIRSREFRRLPASED
- a CDS encoding amidohydrolase family protein — encoded protein: MIIDCHGHYTTAPEAHTRWRAEQCRAHEAGVVPPPYPEITDAEIRESLLGSQLALMAERGIDLTIFSPRASAMGHHVGDESVSLRWTRACNDLIARVVGLYPDAFAGVCQLPQSPGVPIARSVPELRRAVTELGFVGCNLNPDPSGGRWDSAPLTDRSWYPLYEAMAELDVPAMVHVSAVTNPNFHATGSHYLNADTTAFMQFVQSDLFRDFPTLRFVIPHGGGAVPYHWGRFRGLADMLGRPAVEEAVLPNVFFDTCVYHQPGIDLLFKVIGTDNILFGSEMVGAVRGVDPRTGFFFDDTRRYVEALDLSGPDRRQVFELNARRVYPRLPVPAGA
- a CDS encoding nuclear transport factor 2 family protein; this translates as MGTLETTVLTAEDRLAIHQLLAEYSVYEDSGAAQEWAALFTSDGRFVSKAGKETVGREALAAFATERWKRPEVRRWVHWVNNVTIKPVPEGAEAFSYAMVVEKSEDGTFSIVNVQAKRDTLRVEDGAWRFHVRRVEVLQAS
- a CDS encoding ABC transporter ATP-binding protein, translated to MTGDGGLTVGDSSSTSDPVASGAPDARPSRLCAKGLSVDYVRKGKSVRAVDNVDLELRDGEFVAIVGPSGSGKSTFLMAIDGLVPLSGGTVSVNGTVTHGPAPDRAVVFQDASLLPWRTIIDNVAYGLEIAKRPKAERYRIAEELIALTGLRGFEQFYPSQLSGGMRQRVNIARALASNPEVLLLDEPFSGLDAQTRETMQGELLKVWDEQKKTAVFVTHQIDEAVYLADRVIAFSARPARIVQEWRIPFERPRPLELKQTQKHRDIEAEIWAVVRHEGEKSAKGR
- a CDS encoding 4-oxalomesaconate tautomerase; this translates as MSYDDAGVPCVIMRGGTSRGLYFEAADLPADPAARDDLLLRLMGTPDPRQIDGLGGATSLTSKVAVVGRSDAPDADVDYLFLQLGVEHASVSDRQNCGNILAGVGQFAVERGLVAAADGETSVRIRMANSGSVAVATFPTPDGRVEYRGDVAISGVPGTAAPVVLSFAGTEGSLTGGLLPTGNVRDVVAGIEVTCVDNGMPVVVAAAESFGLTGAESAEELAADTGLLDAVDALRTEAGTLMGLRDVAASPVPKTVLVGPPADGGHVRARSFIPRRPHTSIGVLAAISAVTALRVPGAVGHEIARGWPAGSGQVDIEHPTGHILVDVALDLTGARPRVTRAGVVRTARKLSEGTVFPR
- a CDS encoding beta-propeller fold lactonase family protein, which produces MSDHVPTSVRLCTAVGRRLTLHALTVADARLTDLGSVELPSRVQCVRPHAELPLLYVACADRSPDADGDPYYAVVVRVGADGALTVVGEPTPLPARPIDITTDAGSSHLLTAYSSAPGLTVHTLAGDGAIGAQVPMPPDLDHGGSPHQVQVCASGERAVITARGSKPYGTPKYKPGALKVLAYDAGHVANLYSVAPAEDSGLPGFNPRQVAFHPTLPTAYLSLEGQNMLTVLAVDGEDIGAEPLWTLDLLQDREHVMPRQDGGALRLHPNGKFLYIANRNDGVRDPKQPSWLSPDPVPVFPGGENSVLVFALDEATGEPVLRQRIDSGGLHPRTITMDPAGRVLVTGNMAPMRVGEPGGVRDVPAGLGVFRIAADGTLALVRVVPIDVGPEILAWVGVVDR
- a CDS encoding malonic semialdehyde reductase — translated: MTGVTEDARKQLFRAARTAKAFTDTPVGDDELREIWELTRWGPTGGNIQPLRVLFVRGEEAVDRLVPHLSKGNARKVRAAPATAVLAADLDFHSRLGLIAPGSSAKQERYAADRVLGEADARFNATLQAGYFVMAVRAVGLAAGPMGGFDGPGIDAEFFGDRNWRTILAVNIGHPAADAWQDRQPRVPEADAVHWA